TACAGTCTGATTGATAGAGTCTGAGTGGATGTGCTTCAGTAAACAAATGCTTTTCTGCTTATCCATTTTTTCCTGGCAaagggttatttttttttaacttgcatTGGATGAGAAAATCTGCTTTTGACTAAAAGCAACGAAACCTCGCAGACTTTATCTTACCTAAACAATGTACGTGGTCTAACACGTCACACGTGGCGTTGTAGCGCTTGCGTGGGCAGGACACTGTCATACAGTTGGTGGAGTTTGAGCAGCGATACTGGGACGGATCCAGCTGCCAGCAGAACTGACAGatgatggagagggagaagtTGGTTTGCTGCTGTCCTGACTCTCCCTatgaatacaaaaacaacaggaaatcaCTCCACAGCTATTCCTAAATTTAAGGtagctattttttttattatatctaATTCTATCAACACACTATGCAGATGTGGGTATAATCATATGCTGATCTTACTCTACCTCTACGCAGCATGAACTTtgaatattacaaaataaacttcTACTCACTATACAGTGAATCCCTTTCTTGGGTTTACAAGTGAAGGAAGCTGGTTTCCCGTAGGTGCAGTTGTATTGGTAATTGCACTGAATGCAATCAGCTGGCAGGCGACTACACAAACCCCCACTTGGACAGTTGGAAGTGTAGTTCTCTTCATCCGAAGGAGACACtgcaaaacagcaaacattGAGTTATGGGAATTCATTTCTGCAAATAATCAATGTTATGTAACAAAGCTTTGATGCAAGTTAATTTAAGACTTGGCGCCTGGGATCCCTTTTGGGTGTCAACAAACTTGTGACCGCTTCCCTCTAAACCTCTTGCTAATCTGGGAAATGCTGTGGGAGGTAAATTACACTCTGGCTCCAACAAAAAGGCCTTCAAAGAATGAGTAAGCAAGGTTATTTTCTCCTGATTGCACCATTAAGGCTGCGGTGACTGCCTCGCTATTGTCTGGTATAGTTTTCACCTTATAAGTCTGTGTCATCATGGCAAATTGTGGTTCTAGAGACATCTGCTGTAACAGGAAGTACCTCAGAGGCCCTTCTCAGTACTTTGGCAGGTTTGTATGTCTTTCTTTTAACAGATTCTGGCCTTGTTCAGACCTGgaattaacatctgtcctgagaggtGGGTCAGGTTTTCAGCTCCGGGTTTGTTTGTTGACACTGTGGTCAGATCTCACTTTCaagctctatatgcaaataaacaaaccgaccgaattatgttgtttttagccagtctgaCTATACAGATGGATCCTTTGTCaatttgtttgtatatgtgttggtgtgagagaaagagaaaggatgagagaaagagaacagagcCAGAAGTAGCTGCGTAAAGTAATGTGATATATGCAGTTGTAAAGAGAAATTACACTTTTTCTAAAattctaaaaatacaaaaaatctTAAATCGTTATGTGTtgatcagtgttaatattgtggccacaaataaatcaatgtatgaAAAAAGGAGAAGTGTGAAAATAATTCTGATTCACTGTCAGCTATATAGGCGGTccttcaaatgtaaacaaatatttttccGTTGCAAACATAACATAACGTGGATATACCCTCTCAAGACAAagctttgtttctctgtccatTTTTactataaaacaacaaaattagGTTTTAGAAGGATAACTACAATATTATATGACAACAATTTTAGTTTTCTGCACTGGAGTAAATATTTTGGATAACACCTCACCTGTGAGGCAAGATGTTCTGAGAGTCATATGCCTGCATGTATGATTTGAAGTAATCCAGTCAGGTAATATCAGCACAAGACTTTGGTTGCCATCTACGTTTAAATTAGTAATACAAATGTTCTGCAGTCATGTCCAACATCAAACTTAGTTTGACCCATATGTTGCCACAGTAAAATGAACCCTGCTTACAGTCAGTGTGATTGATGTTGATTATTGACTAGTGTGTGTTCACCTGAAGATGCAGCAGGGACCACTGGGCTGGTGATGACAGGTCCATGCTGGGCATCTCTGGTGTAAGGGGGCTCCTGGCCAACATGAGGGGAGCTCAGGTATCCTGACAACAAACCAGTGCGACTTAGTCTTAGTTCTCTGTCACGATCATGGTCACGTAGTTAAGTAGGTAATGGGAAATGGGTACTGGTGACTAACGTGTGCTGCATTCACGTGCCATGAGACAGACACGACAATATCGTGTCTAGTTTAAAAATACAGTAGTTGTGTTAGTAACCGGATGCAGGTCTTTGTGTAAAACATGTAAGATGATGTCTGACAAAGACGTTTACATGATAGTGACACTATTCTCAATTTATTAGCGATAGATGACTGTTAGCTTttctttaatataaatgtaaagctCTAAATGGATAATTTACACAACATGCCTGTTACATGAGAAAAACCTTCCTAAATCGGAGCCATTCACTGCATCCTGGGTATtgctaactagctagctaacGCCAGTTTTAGCCCATTAGCTAACCAATCAATGCTAACTCAATGGGAGGAAGCTAACGCTGTGGTGCTAAAGCGGCCACACGTAGCCcgagtgaaatgaaaataagcCCCATACAGGAACCAGACTGGTGTAAACACGTGCCTGTCTCCATAGACATACCGTTAACACACTGTAAGACCAGGTCCATGACCAACAGAGTCATAATCCCGCAGGTTTTGAAGCAGCGTCCTCGGTCCGGTCTCCATGTTTGACAGATCGTAGCCATTGTTGCGGAGAGCGGAGGATGCGTTCAAGTCAAGTAGGAAAAAACGAGTCTCAGCGATTATCTGCTGGTTTGAAGATAAATCTCTGGCTGTTATAAAATAATCTAACTAAACACCTATTTTATTATCAAGTGCCTTAAACTAt
This genomic stretch from Hippoglossus hippoglossus isolate fHipHip1 chromosome 3, fHipHip1.pri, whole genome shotgun sequence harbors:
- the tm2d3 gene encoding TM2 domain-containing protein 3 isoform X2; this encodes MATICQTWRPDRGRCFKTCGIMTLLVMDLVLQCVNVSPSDEENYTSNCPSGGLCSRLPADCIQCNYQYNCTYGKPASFTCKPKKGIHCIGESGQQQTNFSLSIICQFCWQLDPSQYRCSNSTNCMTVSCPRKRYNATCDVLDHVHCLGKRRFLKRLFCDWTGGYKWSTALALSITLGGFGADRFYLGQWREGLGKLFSFGGLGIWTLIDVLLIGVGYVGPADGSLYI
- the tm2d3 gene encoding TM2 domain-containing protein 3 isoform X1; translated protein: MATICQTWRPDRGRCFKTCGIMTLLVMDLVLQCVNGYLSSPHVGQEPPYTRDAQHGPVITSPVVPAASSVSPSDEENYTSNCPSGGLCSRLPADCIQCNYQYNCTYGKPASFTCKPKKGIHCIGESGQQQTNFSLSIICQFCWQLDPSQYRCSNSTNCMTVSCPRKRYNATCDVLDHVHCLGKRRFLKRLFCDWTGGYKWSTALALSITLGGFGADRFYLGQWREGLGKLFSFGGLGIWTLIDVLLIGVGYVGPADGSLYI